One genomic window of Monodelphis domestica isolate mMonDom1 chromosome 1, mMonDom1.pri, whole genome shotgun sequence includes the following:
- the PANK2 gene encoding pantothenate kinase 2, mitochondrial isoform X1, producing MEMPSLLPHPGAHWVGRRDWFALRRRTGWRPAKGGASAEVAAAEEEEAVGTGGRHGRERRRLLLMGAGRSEAPMEHQGRAAAAPAAAATITTTAAATAVSSPPGPPASASSSSGEPGPGGPVLEPRRREPARRRASSTSAASSSSLTSSASAAVDSQFRGAASGVSRERPGSYSGATHATRQRLESLKKNRPLFPWFGLDIGGTLVKLVYFEPKDITAEEEEEEVESLKSIRKYLTSNVAYGSAGIRDVHLELKDLTLCGRKGNLHFIRFPTHDMPAFIQMGRDKNFSSLHTVFCATGGGAYKFEQDFLTIGDLQLCKLDELDCLIKGILYIDSVGFNGRSQCYYFENPADSEKCQKLPFNLKNPYPLLLVNIGSGVSILAVYSKDNYKRVTGTSLGGGTFFGLCCLLTGCTTFEEALEMASRGDSTKVDKLVRDIYGGDYERFSLPGWAVASSFGNMMSKEKREAASKEDLARATLITITNNIGSIARMCALNENINQVVFVGNFLRINTISMRLLAYALDYWSKGQLKALFSEHEGYFGAVGALLELLKLP from the exons ATGGAGATGCCGTCACTCTTGCCCCATCCGGGAGCTCATTGGGTGGGCCGCCGCGATTGGTTCGCTCTGCGTCGGCGCACAGGGTGGAGGCCCGCGAAGGGCGGGGCGTCGGCTGAGGTAGCGGCGgccgaggaggaggaggcggtGGGCACGGGGGGCCGGCACGGGCGGGAGAGGCGGCGGCTGCTGCTGATGGGAGCAGGCCGGTCCGAGGCGCCCATGGAGCACCAAGGCAGGGCCGCCGCcgcccccgccgccgccgccaccattACCACCACCGCCGCCGCTACCGCCGTCAGCTCCCCCCCGGGGCCGCCGGCCTCCGCATCGTCCTCGTCTGGGGAGCCGGGGCCCGGGGGGCCGGTGCTGGAGCCGCGGAGGCGGGAGCCCGCCCGACGTCGGGCCAGCAGCACCTcggccgcctcctcctcctctctgaccTCCTCCGCCTCCGCGGCCGTTGACAGCCAGTTCCGGGGAGCGGCGAGCGGCGTGAGCCGGGAGCGGCCGGGCTCTTACAGCGGCGCTACGCACGCTACCCGTCAGCGGCTGGAAAGCCTCAAGAAGAACCGGCCAC TCTTTCCGTGGTTTGGCTTGGATATTGGTGGAACCTTGGTCAAGCTGGTTTATTTCGAACCCAAAGATATCACTgctgaagaagaggaggaggaagtggaAAGTCTTAAAAGCATTAGGAAATACCTAACCTCAAACGTGGCATATGGGTCCGCAGGCATTCGGGATGTCCACCTTGAATTGAAGGATCTGACCTTGTGTGGACGTAAAGGCAATCTGCACTTTATACGCTTTCCTACTCATGACATGCCTGCTTTTATTCAAATGGGCAGAGATAAAAACTTCTCAAGTCTCCACACTGTCTTTTGTGCCACTGGAGGTGGAGCGTACAAATTTGAGCAGGATTTTCTTACA ATAGGTGATCTTCAGCTTTGCAAACTTGATGAACTAGACTGCTTAATTAAAGGAATTTTATATATTGATTCTGTTGGATTCAATGGACGGTCACAGTGCTATTACTTTGAAAACCCAGCTGATTCTGAAAAATGTCAGAAGTTACCCTTCAATCTGAAAAATCCATATCCCCTTCTTCTGGTGAACATTGGCTCTGGGGTTAGCATCTTGGCAGTATATTCCAAAGATAATTATAAGCGTGTCACTGGTACCAG tcttGGGGGAGGAACTTTCTTTGGTCTTTGCTGTCTTCTCACTGGCTGCACCACTTTTGAAGAAGCTCTTGAAATGGCATCCCGCGGAGATAGTACGAAGGTGGATAAATTAGTACGAGACATTTATGGAGGGGACTATGAGAGGTTTTCATTGCCAGGCTGGGCTGTAGCCTCTAG TTTCGGAAACATGATGagcaaggagaaaagagaggccGCCAGCAAAGAGGACCTGGCCAGAGCGACTTTAATCACGATCACCAACAACATCGGCTCAATAGCACGAATGTGTGCTCTGAATGAG AACATTAACCAGGTGGTATTTGTTGGAAATTTTTTGCGAATTAATACCATTTCCATGAGACTTCTTGCATATGCTTTGGATTACTGGTCCAAGGGGCAGTTGAAAGCACTTTTTTCAGAGCATGAG GGTTATTTTGGAGCAGTGGGTGCTCTCCTAGAGCTGTTGAAATTACCCTGA
- the PANK2 gene encoding pantothenate kinase 2, mitochondrial isoform X4 has translation MPAFIQMGRDKNFSSLHTVFCATGGGAYKFEQDFLTIGDLQLCKLDELDCLIKGILYIDSVGFNGRSQCYYFENPADSEKCQKLPFNLKNPYPLLLVNIGSGVSILAVYSKDNYKRVTGTSLGGGTFFGLCCLLTGCTTFEEALEMASRGDSTKVDKLVRDIYGGDYERFSLPGWAVASSFGNMMSKEKREAASKEDLARATLITITNNIGSIARMCALNENINQVVFVGNFLRINTISMRLLAYALDYWSKGQLKALFSEHEGYFGAVGALLELLKLP, from the exons ATGCCTGCTTTTATTCAAATGGGCAGAGATAAAAACTTCTCAAGTCTCCACACTGTCTTTTGTGCCACTGGAGGTGGAGCGTACAAATTTGAGCAGGATTTTCTTACA ATAGGTGATCTTCAGCTTTGCAAACTTGATGAACTAGACTGCTTAATTAAAGGAATTTTATATATTGATTCTGTTGGATTCAATGGACGGTCACAGTGCTATTACTTTGAAAACCCAGCTGATTCTGAAAAATGTCAGAAGTTACCCTTCAATCTGAAAAATCCATATCCCCTTCTTCTGGTGAACATTGGCTCTGGGGTTAGCATCTTGGCAGTATATTCCAAAGATAATTATAAGCGTGTCACTGGTACCAG tcttGGGGGAGGAACTTTCTTTGGTCTTTGCTGTCTTCTCACTGGCTGCACCACTTTTGAAGAAGCTCTTGAAATGGCATCCCGCGGAGATAGTACGAAGGTGGATAAATTAGTACGAGACATTTATGGAGGGGACTATGAGAGGTTTTCATTGCCAGGCTGGGCTGTAGCCTCTAG TTTCGGAAACATGATGagcaaggagaaaagagaggccGCCAGCAAAGAGGACCTGGCCAGAGCGACTTTAATCACGATCACCAACAACATCGGCTCAATAGCACGAATGTGTGCTCTGAATGAG AACATTAACCAGGTGGTATTTGTTGGAAATTTTTTGCGAATTAATACCATTTCCATGAGACTTCTTGCATATGCTTTGGATTACTGGTCCAAGGGGCAGTTGAAAGCACTTTTTTCAGAGCATGAG GGTTATTTTGGAGCAGTGGGTGCTCTCCTAGAGCTGTTGAAATTACCCTGA
- the PANK2 gene encoding pantothenate kinase 2, mitochondrial isoform X2 codes for MEMPSLLPHPGAHWVGRRDWFALRRRTGWRPAKGGASAEVAAAEEEEAVGTGGRHGRERRRLLLMGAGRSEAPMEHQGRAAAAPAAAATITTTAAATAVSSPPGPPASASSSSGEPGPGGPVLEPRRREPARRRASSTSAASSSSLTSSASAAVDSQFRGAASGVSRERPGSYSGATHATRQRLESLKKNRPLFPWFGLDIGGTLVKLVYFEPKDITAEEEEEEVESLKSIRKYLTSNVAYGSAGIRDVHLELKDLTLCGRKGNLHFIRFPTHDMPAFIQMGRDKNFSSLHTVFCATGGGAYKFEQDFLTIGDLQLCKLDELDCLIKGILYIDSVGFNGRSQCYYFENPADSEKCQKLPFNLKNPYPLLLVNIGSGVSILAVYSKDNYKRVTGTSLGGGTFFGLCCLLTGCTTFEEALEMASRGDSTKVDKLVRDIYGGDYERFSLPGWAVASSFGNMMSKEKREAASKEDLARATLITITNNIGSIARMCALNEILSALAQ; via the exons ATGGAGATGCCGTCACTCTTGCCCCATCCGGGAGCTCATTGGGTGGGCCGCCGCGATTGGTTCGCTCTGCGTCGGCGCACAGGGTGGAGGCCCGCGAAGGGCGGGGCGTCGGCTGAGGTAGCGGCGgccgaggaggaggaggcggtGGGCACGGGGGGCCGGCACGGGCGGGAGAGGCGGCGGCTGCTGCTGATGGGAGCAGGCCGGTCCGAGGCGCCCATGGAGCACCAAGGCAGGGCCGCCGCcgcccccgccgccgccgccaccattACCACCACCGCCGCCGCTACCGCCGTCAGCTCCCCCCCGGGGCCGCCGGCCTCCGCATCGTCCTCGTCTGGGGAGCCGGGGCCCGGGGGGCCGGTGCTGGAGCCGCGGAGGCGGGAGCCCGCCCGACGTCGGGCCAGCAGCACCTcggccgcctcctcctcctctctgaccTCCTCCGCCTCCGCGGCCGTTGACAGCCAGTTCCGGGGAGCGGCGAGCGGCGTGAGCCGGGAGCGGCCGGGCTCTTACAGCGGCGCTACGCACGCTACCCGTCAGCGGCTGGAAAGCCTCAAGAAGAACCGGCCAC TCTTTCCGTGGTTTGGCTTGGATATTGGTGGAACCTTGGTCAAGCTGGTTTATTTCGAACCCAAAGATATCACTgctgaagaagaggaggaggaagtggaAAGTCTTAAAAGCATTAGGAAATACCTAACCTCAAACGTGGCATATGGGTCCGCAGGCATTCGGGATGTCCACCTTGAATTGAAGGATCTGACCTTGTGTGGACGTAAAGGCAATCTGCACTTTATACGCTTTCCTACTCATGACATGCCTGCTTTTATTCAAATGGGCAGAGATAAAAACTTCTCAAGTCTCCACACTGTCTTTTGTGCCACTGGAGGTGGAGCGTACAAATTTGAGCAGGATTTTCTTACA ATAGGTGATCTTCAGCTTTGCAAACTTGATGAACTAGACTGCTTAATTAAAGGAATTTTATATATTGATTCTGTTGGATTCAATGGACGGTCACAGTGCTATTACTTTGAAAACCCAGCTGATTCTGAAAAATGTCAGAAGTTACCCTTCAATCTGAAAAATCCATATCCCCTTCTTCTGGTGAACATTGGCTCTGGGGTTAGCATCTTGGCAGTATATTCCAAAGATAATTATAAGCGTGTCACTGGTACCAG tcttGGGGGAGGAACTTTCTTTGGTCTTTGCTGTCTTCTCACTGGCTGCACCACTTTTGAAGAAGCTCTTGAAATGGCATCCCGCGGAGATAGTACGAAGGTGGATAAATTAGTACGAGACATTTATGGAGGGGACTATGAGAGGTTTTCATTGCCAGGCTGGGCTGTAGCCTCTAG TTTCGGAAACATGATGagcaaggagaaaagagaggccGCCAGCAAAGAGGACCTGGCCAGAGCGACTTTAATCACGATCACCAACAACATCGGCTCAATAGCACGAATGTGTGCTCTGAATGAG ATACTCTCTGCTTTGGCACAGTGA
- the PANK2 gene encoding pantothenate kinase 2, mitochondrial isoform X3, giving the protein MEMPSLLPHPGAHWVGRRDWFALRRRTGWRPAKGGASAEVAAAEEEEAVGTGGRHGRERRRLLLMGAGRSEAPMEHQGRAAAAPAAAATITTTAAATAVSSPPGPPASASSSSGEPGPGGPVLEPRRREPARRRASSTSAASSSSLTSSASAAVDSQFRGAASGVSRERPGSYSGATHATRQRLESLKKNRPLFPWFGLDIGGTLVKLVYFEPKDITAEEEEEEVESLKSIRKYLTSNVAYGSAGIRDVHLELKDLTLCGRKGNLHFIRFPTHDMPAFIQMGRDKNFSSLHTVFCATGGGAYKFEQDFLTIGDLQLCKLDELDCLIKGILYIDSVGFNGRSQCYYFENPADSEKCQKLPFNLKNPYPLLLVNIGSGVSILAVYSKDNYKRVTGTSLGGGTFFGLCCLLTGCTTFEEALEMASRGDSTKVDKLVRDIYGGDYERFSLPGWAVASSAGFSMFSL; this is encoded by the exons ATGGAGATGCCGTCACTCTTGCCCCATCCGGGAGCTCATTGGGTGGGCCGCCGCGATTGGTTCGCTCTGCGTCGGCGCACAGGGTGGAGGCCCGCGAAGGGCGGGGCGTCGGCTGAGGTAGCGGCGgccgaggaggaggaggcggtGGGCACGGGGGGCCGGCACGGGCGGGAGAGGCGGCGGCTGCTGCTGATGGGAGCAGGCCGGTCCGAGGCGCCCATGGAGCACCAAGGCAGGGCCGCCGCcgcccccgccgccgccgccaccattACCACCACCGCCGCCGCTACCGCCGTCAGCTCCCCCCCGGGGCCGCCGGCCTCCGCATCGTCCTCGTCTGGGGAGCCGGGGCCCGGGGGGCCGGTGCTGGAGCCGCGGAGGCGGGAGCCCGCCCGACGTCGGGCCAGCAGCACCTcggccgcctcctcctcctctctgaccTCCTCCGCCTCCGCGGCCGTTGACAGCCAGTTCCGGGGAGCGGCGAGCGGCGTGAGCCGGGAGCGGCCGGGCTCTTACAGCGGCGCTACGCACGCTACCCGTCAGCGGCTGGAAAGCCTCAAGAAGAACCGGCCAC TCTTTCCGTGGTTTGGCTTGGATATTGGTGGAACCTTGGTCAAGCTGGTTTATTTCGAACCCAAAGATATCACTgctgaagaagaggaggaggaagtggaAAGTCTTAAAAGCATTAGGAAATACCTAACCTCAAACGTGGCATATGGGTCCGCAGGCATTCGGGATGTCCACCTTGAATTGAAGGATCTGACCTTGTGTGGACGTAAAGGCAATCTGCACTTTATACGCTTTCCTACTCATGACATGCCTGCTTTTATTCAAATGGGCAGAGATAAAAACTTCTCAAGTCTCCACACTGTCTTTTGTGCCACTGGAGGTGGAGCGTACAAATTTGAGCAGGATTTTCTTACA ATAGGTGATCTTCAGCTTTGCAAACTTGATGAACTAGACTGCTTAATTAAAGGAATTTTATATATTGATTCTGTTGGATTCAATGGACGGTCACAGTGCTATTACTTTGAAAACCCAGCTGATTCTGAAAAATGTCAGAAGTTACCCTTCAATCTGAAAAATCCATATCCCCTTCTTCTGGTGAACATTGGCTCTGGGGTTAGCATCTTGGCAGTATATTCCAAAGATAATTATAAGCGTGTCACTGGTACCAG tcttGGGGGAGGAACTTTCTTTGGTCTTTGCTGTCTTCTCACTGGCTGCACCACTTTTGAAGAAGCTCTTGAAATGGCATCCCGCGGAGATAGTACGAAGGTGGATAAATTAGTACGAGACATTTATGGAGGGGACTATGAGAGGTTTTCATTGCCAGGCTGGGCTGTAGCCTCTAG TGCTGGGTTTTCAATGTTCTCATTATAG